From one Pan troglodytes isolate AG18354 chromosome 13, NHGRI_mPanTro3-v2.0_pri, whole genome shotgun sequence genomic stretch:
- the ZDBF2 gene encoding DBF4-type zinc finger-containing protein 2 isoform X2, with product MIPDGSSEIQEVMKNSGKHLFSAQHRSLTRQSRRQICTSSLMERFLQDVLQHHPYHCQESSSTQDETHVNTGSSSEVVHLDDAFSEEEEEDEDKVEDEDATEERPSEVSEPIEELHSRPHKSQEGTQEVSVRPSVIQKLEKGQQQPLEFVHKIGASVKKCNLVDIGQATNNRSNLVRPPVICNAPASCLPESSNDRPVTANTTSLPPAAHLDSVSKCDPNKVEKYLEQPDGASRNPVPSSHVETTSFSYQKHKESNRKSLHMNSDKLVLWKDVKSQGKTLSAGLKFHERMGTKGSLRVKSPSKLAVNLNKTDMPSNKGIFEDTIAKNHEEFFSNMDCTQEEKHLVFNKTAFWEQKCSVSSEMKFECSSLQSASDQPQETAQDLNLWKEEQIDQEDNYESRGSEMSFDCSSSFHSLTDQSKVSAKEVNLSKEVRTDVQYKNNKSYVSKISSDCDDILHLVTNQSQMIVKEISLQNARHISLVDQSYESSSSETNFDCDASPQSTSDYPQQSVTEVNLPKEVHIGLVDKNYGSSSSEVSADSVFPLQSVVDRPPVAVTETKLRKKAHTSLVDNYGSSCSETSFDCDVSLESVVDHPQLTVKGRNLKGRQVHLKHKKRKPSSAKAHLDCDVSLGTVADESQRAVEKINLLKEKNADLMDMNCESHGPEMGFQADAQLADQSQVAEIEPQKVDVDLENKSIQSSRSSLSSDSPASLYHSAHDEPQEALDEVNLKELNIDMEVKSYDCSSSELTFDSDPPLLSVTEQSHLDAEGKERHIDLEDESCESDSSEITFDSDIPLYSVIDQPEVAVYEEETVDLESKSNESCVSEITFDSDIPLHSGNDHPEVAVKEVIQKEEYIHLERKNDEPSGSEISSDSHAPLHSVTNSPEVAVKKLNPQKEEQVHLENKENEPIDSEVSLDYNIIFHSVTGRSEDPIKEISLHTKEHMYLEHKSVFEASLDSDVPLQAATHKPEVIVKETWLQREKHAEFQGRSTEFSGSKTSLDSGVPHYSVTEPQVAVNKINRKKQYVLENKNDKCSGSEIILDSNVPPQSMTDQPQLAFLKEKHVNLKDKNSKSGDSKITFDSEQLQEAVKKIDQWKEEVIGLKNKINEPSTYKLIHHPDVSVQSVADQPKVAIKHVNLGNENHMYLEVKNSQYSCSEMNLDSGFLGQSIVNRPQITILEQEHIELEGKHNQCCGSEVSFDSDDPLQSVADRLRETVKEISLWKDEEVDTEDRRNEAKGFEIMYDSDVLQPVAGQPEEVVKEVSLWKEHVDLENKIVKPTDSRINFDSHEPLQSVTNKIPGANKEINLLREEHVCLDDKGYVPSDSEIIYVSNIPLQSVIKQPHILEEEHASLEDKSSNSCSPEESSDSNDSFQAAADELQKPVKEINLWKEDHIYLEDKSYKLGDFDVSYASHIPVQFVTDQSSVPVKEINLQKKDHNDLENKNCEVCGSEINCHSCVHLQSEVDQPQVSYKEADLQKEEHVVMEEKTDQPSDSEMMYDSDVPFQIVVNQFPGSVKETHLPKVVLVDLVPSDSDYEVISDDIPLQLVTDPPQLTVKDINCINTECIDIEDKSCDFFGSEVRCNCKASTPSMTNQCKETFKIINRKKDYIILGEPSCQSCGSEMNFNVDASDQSMTYESQGPDEKMVKYIDSEDKSCGYNGSKGKFNLEDTSHRTTHRLQKAHKEASLRKDTRNAGLKGKSCQSSASAVDFGASSKSVLYRRADKKKRSKLKHRDLEVSCEPDGFEMNFQCAPPLLSDTDQPQETVKKRHPCKKVSFDLKEKNRDSQSSSVPKVDSVRNLKKAKDVIEDNPDEPVLEALPHVPPSFVGKTWSQIMREDDIKINALVKEFREGRFHCYFDDDCETKKVSSKGKKKVTWADLQGKEDTAPTQAVSESDDIVCGISDIDDLSVALDKPCHRHPPAERPPKQKGRVASQCQTAKISHSTQTSCKNYPVMKRKIIRQEEDPPKSKCSRLQDDRKTKKKVKIGTVEFPASCTKVLKPMQPKALVCVLSSLNIKLKEGEGLPFPKMRHHSWDNDIRFICKYKRNIFDYYEPLIKQIVISPPLSVIVPEFERRNWVKIHFNRSNQNSSAGDNDADGQGSASAPLMAVPARYGFNSHQGTSDSSLFLEESKVLHAREVPKKRNFQLTFLNRDVVKISPKSVRNKLLESQSKKKIHGKRVTTSSNKLGFPKKVYKPIILQQKPRKASEKQSIWIRTKPSDIIRKYISKYSVFLRHRYQSKSAFLGRYLKKKKSVVSRLKKAKRTAKVLLNSSVPPAGAEELSSAIANPPPKRPVRASCRVARRRKKTDESYHGRQKGPSTPVRAYDLRSSSCLQQRERMMTRLANKLRGNEVK from the exons catttgTTCAGTGCTCAGCACAGGAGTTTGACCAGACAGAGTAGACGTCAAATATGTACCAGTAGTTTGATGGAACGTTTCTTACAGGATGTACTGCAGCACCACCCATATCATTGTCAAGAGAGCAG TTCAACACAAGATGAGACACATGTGAATACTGGGTCATCGTCTGAAGTGGTGCATTTGGATGATGCTTTttctgaagaagaggaagaggatgagGATAAGGTTGAGGATGAGGATGCTACCGAAGAGAGACCATCCGAGGTTTCAGAACCTATTGAAGAGTTACATTCCAGACCTCATAAATCTCAGGAAGGCACGCAGGAGGTTTCAGTTCGACCATCAGTTATTCAAAAACTGGAGAAGGGACAGCAGCAGCCCTTGGAGTTTGTTCATAAAATTGGGGCCAGTGTGAAAAAATGTAACCTAGTAGATATTGGTCAGGCTACAAATAATAGAAGCAACTTGGTACGCCCCCCAGTGATTTGTAATGCTCCTGCTAGTTGTTTACCTGAAAGCTCTAACGATAGACCAGTTACAGCTAATACAACTAGTTTACCACCAGCAGCTCATTTGGATTCAGTTAGCAAATGTGACCCAAACAAAGTTGAGAAATATCTTGAACAGCCAGATGGGGCCTCTAGAAATCCTGTGCCATCATCCCATGTAGAAACTACTTCATTTTCTTATCAGAAACATAAAGAATCAAATAGGAAATCTTTACACATGAATTCAGATAAGTTGGTTTTGTGGAAAGATGTAAAATCTCAGGGTAAAACTTTATCAGCTGGCTTGAAATTCCATGAACGCATGGGTACTAAGGGCTCCTTAAGAGTTAAATCTCCTTCCAAATTAGCAGTAAACCTGAATAAAACTGACATGCCTTCTAATAAAGGAATCTTTGAAGATACTATTGCAAAGAACCATGAGGAATTCTTTTCTAACATGGATTGTACCCAAGAAGAAAAGCATTTGGTTTTTAACAAGACAGCCTTTTGGGAACAGAAGTGCTCAGTGAGTTCTGAAATGAAGTTTGAGTGTAGCTCTCTTCAGTCAGCATCTGATCAGCCCCAAGAGACTGCACAAGACTTAAATCTTTGGAAGGAGGAGCAAATTGACCAAGAAGATAACTATGAATCTAGAGGTTCAGAAATGAGTTTTGATTGCAGTTCCTCTTTTCATTCACTGACTGACCAATCTAAAGTGAGTGCCAAAGAAGTAAACCTTTCCAAGGAAGTACGTACTGATGTACAGTATAAGAATAATAAATCTTATGTTTCTAAAATAAGTTCTGATTGTGATGACATTCTTCACTTGGTTACCAACCAATCCCAAATGATTGTTAAAGAAATAAGTCTTCAGAATGCAAGGCATATTAGCCTGGTTGACCAAAGCTATGAATCTAGTAGTTCTGAAACGAATTTTGATTGTGATGCTTCACCTCAGTCCACTAGTGACTACCCCCAACAATCTGTAACAGAAGTAAACCTTCCTAAGGAAGTGCACATTGGTTTGGTTGATAAGAACTATGGTTCCAGTAGCTCTGAAGTAAGTGCTGATTCTGTTTTCCCACTGCAGTCAGTGGTTGACCGACCCCCAGTGGCTGTCACAGAAACAAAACTTCGGAAGAAGGCTCATACCAGCTTGGTTGATAACTATGGATCGAGTTGTTCTGAAACAAGTTTTGATTGTGATGTTTCTCTTGAGTCAGTAGTTGATCATCCCCAACTGACTGTCAAAGGAAGAAACCTGAAAGGTAGACAAGTCCACCTAAAACATAAGAAGCGTAAACCCAGTAGTGCTAAAGCACATCTTGATTGTGATGTCTCACTTGGGACAGTTGCAGATGAATCCCAGAGGGCTGTTGAAAAGATAAATCTTCTGAAGGAGAAGAATGCTGACCTTATGGATATGAACTGTGAATCCCATGGTCCTGAAATGGGTTTTCAGGCTGATGCTCAATTAGCTGACCAGTCTCAAGTAGCCGAAATAGAGCCTCAGAAAGTGGATGTTGACCTTGAGAATAAGAGTATTCAGTCGAGCCGTTCTTCTCTGAGTTCTGATTCTCCGGCTTCTCTTTATCATTCAGCTCATGATGAGCCTCAAGAAGCTTTGGATGAAGTAAATCTTAAAGAGTTAAATATTGACATGGAAGTTAAGAGCTATGATTGCTCCAGCTCTGAGTTGACTTTTGATTCTGACCCGCCTCTTCTGTCAGTTACTGAGCAGTCTCATCTGGATGCTGAAGGAAAAGAACGGCACATTGACCTGGAAGATGAGAGCTGTGAGTCAGATAGTTCTGAAATAACTTTTGATTCTGATATTCCTCTTTATTCAGTAATTGACCAACCTGAAGTAGCTGTTTATGAGGAAGAAACTGTTGATCTGGAAAGTAAAAGTAATGAATCTTGTGTCTCTGAAATAACTTTTGATTCTGATATTCCTCTTCATTCAGGAAATGATCACCCTGAAGTAGCTGTTAAAGAAGTAATTCAGAAAGAAGAGTACATTCACTTAGAAAGGAAGAATGATGAACCCAGTGGTTCTGAAATAAGTTCGGATTCCCATGCCCCTCTTCATTCAGTGACTAATTCTCCCGAAGTAGCTGTTAAAAAGCTAAATCCTCAAAAAGAAGAGCAGGTACActtagaaaataaggaaaatgaaccTATTGATTCTGAAGTAAGTTTGGATTATAATATCATTTTTCATTCAGTGACTGGACGTTCTGAAGATCCCATTAAAGAAATAAGCCTTCACACAAAAGAGCACATGTACTTAGAACATAAGAGTGTTTTTGAAGCAAGTTTGGATTCTGATGTCCCTCTTCAGGCAGCAACTCACAAACCTGAAGTAATTGTCAAAGAAACATGGCTTCAAAGAGAAAAGCACGCTGAATTCCAAGGTAGAAGTACTGAATTCAGTGGTTCAAAAACAAGTTTAGATTCTGGTGTCCCTCATTATTCAGTAACTGAACCTCAAGTAGCTGttaacaaaataaacagaaagaagcaATATGTTCTAGAAAACAAGAATGATAAATGTAGTGGTTCTGAAATAATTTTGGATTCTAATGTTCCACCTCAGTCAATGACTGACCAACCTCAACTAGcttttttgaaggaaaaacatGTTAATCTGAAGGACAAAAACAGTAAATCAGGTGATTCTAAAATAACTTTTGATTCTGAACAACTTCAGGAAGCGGTTaaaaaaatagaccaatggaaggaAGAGGTTATTGGCCTGAAAAATAAGATTAATGAACCTAGTACTTATAAATTAATACATCATCCTGATGTTTCTGTCCAGTCTGTGGCTGATCAACCCAAAGTAGCTATTAAACATGTAAACCTTGGGAATGAAAACCATATGTACTTGGAAGTTAAGAACAGCCAATATAGTTGTTCAGAAATGAATTTGGATTCTGGTTTCTTGGGTCAGTCAATAGTCAATCGACCTCAAATAACTATTTTGGAGCAGGAGCACATTGAACTGGAAGGTAAGCACAATCAATGTTGTGGTTCTGAAGTAAGTTTTGATTCTGATGACCCTCTTCAGTCAGTGGCTGACCGGCTGAGAGAAACCGTTAAAGAAATAAGCCTTTGGAAGGATGAAGAAGTTGACACGGAAGATAGGAGAAATGAAGCTAAGGGTTTTGAAATTATGTATGATTCTGATGTTCTTCAGCCAGTGGCTGGCCAACCTGAAGAAGTAGTTAAGGAGGTCAGTCTTTGGAAAGAGCATGTTGACTTGGAAAATAAGATTGTCAAACCTACAGATTCCAGAATAAATTTTGATTCTCATGAACCCCTTCAGTCCGTAACTAATAAAATTCCAGGGGcgaataaagaaataaatcttttGAGGGAGGAACATGTTTGTCTGGATGATAAGGGCTATGTGCCCAGtgattctgaaataatttatgtttcaAATATCCCTCTTCAGTCAGTGATAAAACAACCACACATTTTGGAAGAGGAGCATGCCAGTCTGGAAGATAAGAGCAGTAATTCTTGTAGTCCTGAAGAAAGTTCTGATTCCAATGACTCTTTTCAGGCAGCAGCAGATGAGCTTCAAAAACCTGtcaaagaaataaatctttgGAAGGAAGACCATATTTACCTGGAAGATAAGAGCTATAAATTAGGTGATTTTGATGTAAGTTATGCTTCTCATATTCCTGTTCAGTTTGTGACTGATCAATCTTCTGTACCTGTCAAAGAAATAAACTTGCAAAAGAAGGATCATAATGATCTAGAAAATAAGAACTGTGAAGTCTGTGGTTCTGAAATAAATTGTCATTCTTGTGTTCATCTTCAGTCAGAAGTTGACCAACCTCAAGTGTCTTACAAAGAGGCAGACCTTCAGAAGGAAGAGCATGTTGTCATGGAAGAAAAGACCGATCAACCTAGTGATTCAGAAATGATGTATGATTCTGATGTTCCTTTTCAAATAGTAGTTAACCAATTTCCAGGATCAGTCAAAGAAACCCACCTTCCAAAGGTGGTACTTGTGGATCTGGTGCCCAGTGATAGTGATTATGAAGTAATTTCAGATGATATTCCCCTTCAGTTAGTGACTGACCCACCTCAGTTGACTGTCAAAGATATCAACTGTATAAATACAGAATGTATTGATATAGAAGATAAGAGCTGTGACTTTTTTGGTTCTGAAGTCAGATGTAATTGTAAAGCCTCTACTCCCTCAATGACAAACCAATGCAAAGAGACTTTCAAAATAATAAACCGGAAGAAGGACTATATTATTCTGGGAGAGCCAAGTTGTCAATCTTGTGGTTCTGAAATGAATTTTAATGTTGATGCCTCTGATCAGTCCATGACTTACGAGTCACAAGGACCTGATGAGAAAATGGTGAAATATATTGATTCAGAAGATAAGAGCTGTGGATATAATGGTTCTAAAGGAAAATTTAATTTGGAAGACACTTCTCATCGAACGACTCACCGACTGCAGAAAGCTCACAAAGAAGCCAGCCTTCGGAAAGATACAAGAAATGCTGGCCTAAAAGGTAAGAGCTGTCAGTCTAGTGCTTCTGCAGTGGATTTTGGTGCCTCTTCCAAGTCAGTGCTCTATCGAAGGGCTGATAAAAAAAAACGTTCGAAGCTAAAACATAGAGATCTAGAAGTGAGCTGTGAACCGGATGGTTTTGAGATGAATTTTCAGTGTGCTCCCCCTCTTCTGTCTGATACTGATCAGCCTCAAGAAACTGTTAAGAAAAGACACCCTTGTAAGAAGGTATCTTTtgacttgaaagaaaagaaccgTGATTCCCAGTCAAGCTCTGTTCCCAAGGTTGATTCTGTAAGGAACCTGAAAAAAGCAAAGGATGTCATAGAAGATAATCCTGATGAACCAGTTCTTGAAGCCTTGCCTCATGTACCTCCTTCATTTGTGGGGAAAACATGGTCTCAGATAATGAGAGAAGATGACATAAAAATTAATGCTCTGGTGAAGGAGTTTAGGGAAGGTCGTTTCCACTGTTACTTTGATGATGACTGTGAGACCAAAAAAGTTTCTtcgaaggggaaaaaaaaggttaCCTGGGCTGACTTGCAAGGTAAGGAGGACACTGCACCAACTCAAGCTGTGTCAGAGAGTGATGATATTGTCTGTGGTATTTCAGATATTGATGACTTGTCAGTGGCCTTAGATAAACCATGCCATCGTCATCCTCCAGCAGAGAGGCCTCCTAAGCAAAAGGGGCGTGTGGCTTCTCAATGCCAGACAGCGAAAATCAGCCATAGTACTCAGACCAGTTGTAAGAATTACCcagtgatgaaaagaaaaataattagacaaGAGGAAGACCCACCAAAAAGTAAGTGTTCACGTTTACAGGATGacagaaaaaccaaaaagaaagtcAAAATTGGGACAGTTGAATTTCCTGCATCATGTACTAAAGTTTTGAAGCCTATGCAACCCAAAGCCTTAGTCtgtgttctttcttctttaaatattaaactgAAGGAGGGTGAAGGCCTTCCTTTCCCTAAAATGAGGCACCATAGTTGGGATAATGATATTCggtttatatgcaaatataaacGGAATATCTTTGATTATTATGAGCCCTTGATTAAGCAAATTGTAATTAGTCCTCCCCTGAGTGTAATAGTACCAGAGTTTGAGAGGCGTAACTgggttaaaattcattttaataggAGCAACCAAAACTCCAGTGCAGGAGATAATGATGCTGATGGACAAGGCTCTGCTTCAGCGCCTTTAATGGCAGTGCCGGCAAGATATGGATTTAATTCACATCAGGGAACCAGTGACTCTTCTCTGTTTCTGGAAGAATCAAAGGTTCTGCATGCTCGTGAGgttccaaagaaaagaaatttccagCTAACATTTTTAAATCGTGATGTTGTCAAAATCTCTCCAAAATCAGTTAGAAATAAGCTTTTGGAAAgtcaaagtaaaaagaaaattcatggaAAGAGAGTGACAACTAGTAGTAATAAGCTAGGTTTTCCCAAAAAGGTTTATAAACCAATTATTCTCCAGCAAAAACCCAGAAAAGCTTCAGAGAAACAGTCAATTTGGATTCGGACCAAACCAAGTGATATCATTAGAAAGTATATTTCGAAATACTCTGTCTTTTTACGTCATAGATATCAGTCCAAGAGCGCTTTTCTTGGAAGgtatctgaagaagaaaaaatctgTTGTCAGTAGGCTAAAGAAGGCGAAGAGAACAGCTAAAGTGCTTTTGAACTCTTCAGTTCCACCAGCTGGTGCCGAAGAGCTGTCAAGCGCTATCGCAAATCCTCCTCCAAAGCGACCTGTGCGGGCTTCTTGCCGCGTtgcaagaaggaggaagaagactGATGAAAGCTACCATGGCCGACAGAAAGGTCCTTCTACACCTGTGAGAGCATATGATCTGAGAAGCTCATCTTGTTTACAACAACGTGAGAGAATGATGACTCGGCTAGCAAACAAACTGAGAGGTAATGAGGTAAAATAG